From Salvia splendens isolate huo1 chromosome 16, SspV2, whole genome shotgun sequence, a single genomic window includes:
- the LOC121769718 gene encoding uncharacterized protein LOC121769718: MIAVLSFSSKTISTSPQFNSNPKLPSQNARFSPSQNPQILHKLNFSHLGRRNISLTRAKSNEYIQKIAKEEPLLTSDAKPLKFLFWVLLLASVSVGLYAFSGEAKAAASAIASDSIRASGFGVRVANALRASGWPDEAVVFALATLPVIELRGAIPVGYWLQMKPVMLTVVSVLGNMVPVPFIVLYLKAFATFLAGKKESPASQFLDMLFKRAKEKAGPVEEFQWLGLMLFVAVPFPGTGAWTGAIIASVLDMPFWPAVTANFVGVVLAGLLVNLLVNLGLKYAITTGIVLFIISTFMWSFLRGLKKSFSASN; the protein is encoded by the exons ATGATTGCCGTTCTATCATTCTCTTCTAAAACCATTTCTACTTCACCTCAATTCAACTCCAATCCCAAACTCCCCTCCCAAAATGCTCGTTTCTCTCCATCCCAAAACCCTCAAATTCTCCACAAACTAAACTTCTCCCACCTGGGCCGTCGCAATATCTCCTTAACCCGAGCAAAATCCAACGAATATATCCAGAAAATCGCCAAGGAAGAACCTTTACTAACCTCCGACGCGAAGCCATTGAAATTCCTATTCTGGGTGTTGCTGTTGGCGTCTGTCTCCGTTGGGCTCTACGCATTTTCCGGCGAAGCCAAAGCCGCTGCTTCAGCTATCGCTTCCGATTCAATTAGGGCTTCGGGCTTCGGCGTCAGGGTTGCTAACGCATTGAGGGCTTCAGGCTGGCCCGATGAGGCTGTTGTCTTTGCCTTGGCCACGCTTCCTGTGATCGAGCTGCGTGGCGCGATTCCTGTTGGTTATTGGCTGCAGATGAAGCCTGTGATGCTCACTGTTGTGTCTGTTCTTGG GAACATGGTCCCCGTGCCCTTTATCGTTCTATATCTGAAAGCATTCGCGACTTTTCTAGCTGGAAAGAAAGAATCACCGGCTTCTCAATTCCTCGACATGCTATTCAAGAGGGCCAAAGAGAAGGCTGGGCCAGTAGAAGAGTTTCAGTGGCTCGGGCTGATGCTGTTCGTTGCAGTGCCATTCCCTGGCACCGGGGCATGGACAGGGGCCATCATTGCCTCCGTATTGGACATGCCCTTCTGGCCTGCTGTCACGGCCAATTTTGTCGGAGTTGTGCTAGCCGGACTTCTGGTGAACTTGTTGGTGAACCTTGGGCTCAAATACGCCATCACGACCGGTATTGTTCTATTCATCATCTCCACATTCATGTGGAGCTTCCTTCGAGGATTGAAGAAGTCTTTCTCTGCATCAAACTAA
- the LOC121772323 gene encoding homeobox-leucine zipper protein HAT5-like yields MKMKSSTDFDDSLLSDDEIPSDSHWIANSSPKFHAMVNFEQARGERSSRSRQSDGGAENCEDEFDSSLLHPPEKKRRLTAEQVQFLEKSFAVENKLEPDRKTELAKKIGLQPRQVAIWFQNRRARSKTKVLEREYGSLKSSYDKLKSDYDSLSSDNEKLRNEICLLSAKLVEKGNDGSTPVDVAPCKQEDASSNSSHVFEADQTSALEQDGEDDESLVQRLCLPKLESEYYDDHLQPNSCNLGFPVQNQGTWFWQC; encoded by the exons ATGAAAATGAAAAGCTCCACAGATTTCGACGATTCTCTATTGAGTGATGACGAAATCCCCTCCGATTCTCACTGGATCGCGAATTCTTCCCCTAAATTTCACG CTATGGTGAACTTCGAGCAGGCGCGAGGAGAGAGAAGCAGCCGATCAAGGCAGTCCGATGGCGGAGCGGAGAACTGCGAGGACGAGTTCGACAGTAGCCTCCTCCATCCGCCGGAGAAGAAGCGGCGGCTGACGGCGGAGCAGGTTCAGTTCCTAGAGAAGAGCTTCGCCGTGGAGAACAAGCTCGAACCGGACCGGAAAACAGAGCTGGCAAAAAAAATCGGTTTGCAGCCGAGGCAAGTCGCGATCTGGTTCCAGAACCGGCGAGCCCGGTCCAAGACCAAAGTTCTCGAGCGAGAATACGGTTCATTGAAATCGTCCTACGATAAGCTCAAGTCCGATTACGATTCCCTTTCCTCAGATAATGAGAAGCTTAGAAACGAG ATTTGTCTGTTAAGCGCGAAGCTGGTGGAGAAGGGAAATGACGGAAGTACCCCTGTTGACGTTGCGCCCTGCAAGCAAGAGGATGCTTCGAGCAACTCGTCGCATGTGTTTGAGGCAGATCAGACGTCGGCTTTGGAGCAAGATGGTGAAGATGATGAGAGTCTTGTGCAAAGATTGTGTTTGCCTAAGCTTGAGAGTGAATACTATGATGATCATTTGCAACCTAATTCTTGCAACCTTGGATTTCCTGTCCAAAATCAAGGAACGTGGTTTTGGCAATGTTGA